A single window of Thermoflexus hugenholtzii JAD2 DNA harbors:
- the cas7i gene encoding type I-B CRISPR-associated protein Cas7/Cst2/DevR, translating to MSKALVIGYLAKVSAANVNASHTEGNVVVTKKVTLPDGSTIPYISGQAIRRMLRDRLEELGYPLSEPFAQVSGQEVTPPVRPWEFIDEDLFGYLDPSGGRRRTSPVRVSAAVGLFPFQGDRDLGTRSFERFGQAMAAGGNMFETELYANLFKGTILVELDRVGKWRSRYELIQPSSKEKESDREKEEKNRDEQKKHELQGNALVRIQDLSPPLRGFLAELIPQEKQRRLQTLLEALNLLWGGGRTARMLADLSPKFFAYARLRVKHPVFLEAMVAHYEDGRYLLDQVPLKNALERFAPYRERVIFGVEPGIFGNEEEIRQALQPYGEVLSVHHALKKAQEDVSQLWNGSSS from the coding sequence ATGAGCAAGGCCCTCGTCATCGGTTATCTGGCCAAAGTCTCAGCGGCCAATGTGAATGCTTCCCACACGGAAGGCAATGTGGTCGTCACCAAGAAGGTGACGCTGCCCGACGGAAGCACGATTCCCTACATCTCCGGGCAGGCGATCCGGCGGATGCTCCGGGATCGCCTGGAGGAGCTTGGATACCCGCTCTCGGAACCATTCGCCCAGGTGAGCGGGCAGGAGGTCACGCCGCCCGTGCGCCCCTGGGAGTTCATCGACGAGGATCTGTTCGGCTACCTGGATCCCTCCGGCGGACGACGGCGCACCTCTCCGGTACGCGTGTCGGCAGCAGTGGGGCTCTTTCCCTTCCAGGGCGACCGAGACCTCGGCACCCGCTCCTTCGAGCGCTTCGGACAGGCGATGGCCGCCGGTGGCAACATGTTCGAGACCGAGCTCTACGCCAACCTCTTCAAGGGCACAATCCTCGTGGAGCTGGACCGGGTAGGAAAATGGAGGAGCCGGTATGAGCTGATTCAGCCGAGCTCTAAAGAGAAAGAGTCCGATCGAGAGAAGGAGGAAAAGAATCGGGATGAGCAAAAGAAACATGAATTACAGGGGAACGCATTAGTTAGGATCCAAGATTTATCCCCTCCGTTAAGGGGATTCTTGGCAGAACTGATTCCTCAGGAAAAGCAAAGGCGCCTGCAGACGCTCCTGGAAGCCCTCAACCTCCTCTGGGGAGGGGGACGCACGGCGCGGATGCTGGCCGATCTTTCGCCGAAGTTCTTCGCTTATGCCCGGCTGAGGGTGAAACATCCTGTCTTCCTGGAAGCAATGGTCGCACACTATGAGGACGGCCGATACCTCCTGGACCAGGTCCCGCTGAAAAACGCGCTGGAGAGGTTCGCCCCCTATCGGGAGCGCGTGATCTTCGGCGTGGAGCCCGGGATCTTCGGGAACGAGGAGGAAATCCGGCAGGCCCTCCAACCCTATGGAGAGGTCCTCTCTGTCCATCATGCTCTGAAGAAAGCCCAGGAGGATGTGAGCCAGCTATGGAACGGATCCTCGTCGTGA
- the cas5 gene encoding CRISPR-associated protein Cas5, producing MERILVVMVRAPVVSFRRPMDHNYQRTLPMPPPTTLLGIAGAALGLSDRELWAQDSPMRDLRVSVWIEGETGRAYDMWTVLKIKGGRIAERSPYFRELLFFADYTLLYGGREELLRRLERAFQDPVYALSLGREDELMLIEDIRWGEAAPGEPRFRGTVLPVDLRQTPGARPILTPGASFEPPVVETLPLRFRVDTKGIRHPESSIPLTFLPLSLELEVPGMPALQWEGRNFTWLNSSPSPTSRSSST from the coding sequence ATGGAACGGATCCTCGTCGTGATGGTTCGGGCGCCGGTGGTCTCCTTCCGGCGCCCGATGGATCACAACTATCAGCGAACGCTCCCCATGCCACCGCCGACGACGCTCCTGGGCATCGCCGGGGCAGCGCTGGGGCTCTCGGATCGGGAGCTATGGGCGCAGGATAGCCCGATGCGGGATCTCCGGGTCTCGGTCTGGATCGAGGGAGAGACCGGCCGCGCCTATGATATGTGGACCGTTCTTAAGATCAAGGGCGGCAGGATCGCCGAGCGCTCTCCGTATTTCCGCGAGCTGCTTTTTTTCGCCGATTACACCCTCCTCTATGGCGGGAGGGAGGAGCTCCTGCGCCGTCTGGAACGGGCCTTCCAGGATCCCGTTTATGCACTCTCCCTCGGTCGCGAGGATGAGCTGATGCTCATCGAGGATATCCGGTGGGGAGAGGCCGCGCCCGGGGAGCCCCGATTCCGGGGAACAGTCCTGCCGGTGGATCTGCGCCAGACGCCCGGCGCCCGGCCTATCCTCACGCCCGGCGCTTCCTTCGAGCCGCCGGTGGTGGAGACGCTTCCCCTACGCTTCCGGGTGGACACAAAGGGCATTCGACATCCTGAATCCTCCATCCCTCTCACGTTCCTTCCGTTAAGCCTGGAGCTCGAGGTTCCCGGCATGCCAGCGCTTCAATGGGAGGGGAGGAATTTCACATGGCTGAACTCCTCGCCAAGCCCGACGTCCCGCTCCTCTTCCACTTAG